Proteins from one Sphaeramia orbicularis chromosome 17, fSphaOr1.1, whole genome shotgun sequence genomic window:
- the onecut3b gene encoding hepatocyte nuclear factor 6 isoform X2, whose translation MELTMENLHSVSSHSQAGDLMSSPHARPSPSPSSTPRNLVSHAGARSAMVSGMASLLEGSGGDYRTDPTALSGHLHPSISMCETGMSLSNTYTTLTPLQHLPPISTVSDKFHHPHSHHHAAAHQRLSASNVSGSFTLMRDDHRGLASMGNLYSHYPKEMSVSGMGHGSLSPLSSGLGSLHNSQQPLSAYGPSAHLSTDAKMLSPVSGFESHASMLSRSDQEHLARSLGGHGHGMISNLNGMHHHPHSHLHSQSNGAVMLGDRERHGHGGSQGVAGSGIQAEEINTKEVAQRITAELKRYSIPQAIFAQRILSRSQGTLSDLLRNPKPWSKLKSGRETFRRMWKWLQEPEFQRMSALRLAVVRPGRERARLTAHKARSHPSVQASTSSSTHVSVRRKTEDESATRCQRSSGWSSQTCSAVPW comes from the exons ATGGAGCTCACCATGGAGAACCTTCACAGCGTCTCCTCGCACTCCCAGGCGGGGGACCTCATGAGCTCTCCCCACGCGCGACCGTCGCCATCCCCCAGCTCCACTCCTCGGAATCTGGTCTCCCACGCCGGAGCGCGGTCAGCCATGGTGTCCGGCATGGCCTCACTCCTGGAGGGCTCCGGCGGGGACTACAGGACAGACCCCACCGCGCTGTCCGGGCACCTGCACCCGTCCATCAGCATGTGCGAGACCGGGATGAGCCTTAGCAACACGTACACCACCTTGACCCCCCTGCAGCATCTACCTCCAATATCCACCGTGTCGGATAAGTTTCACCACCCGCACTCACACCACCACGCTGCCGCCCATCAGCGACTCTCTGCGAGCAATGTCAGTGGGAGCTTCACGCTGATGCGGGACGACCACCGGGGGCTCGCCTCCATGGGTAATCTGTACAGTCACTACCCCAAAGAGATGTCCGTGTCGGGCATGGGCCACGGCTCGCTCTCCCCTCTGTCCAGTGGGCTGGGTTCTTTGCACAACTCCCAGCAGCCACTATCAGCCTACGGGCCGAGTGCGCACCTCTCCACCGACGCCAAGATGCTCTCCCCGGTGTCGGGCTTTGAATCCCACGCGTCTATGCTGTCCCGAAGTGACCAAGAGCACCTGGCCAGGAGTTTAGGAGGGCATGGCCACGGCATGATCTCCAACCTCAACGGTATGCACCACCACCCACACAGTCACCTCCACTCCCAGTCCAACGGTGCGGTGATGCTCGGTGACCGGGAGCGACACGGTCACGGAGGGAGTCAAGGAGTAGCAGGGTCAGGCATCCAGGCAGAGGAAATCAACACAAAGGAAGTGGCTCAGAGGATAACGGCAGAGCTAAAGCGGTACTCCATCCCACAGGCCATATTCGCCCAGAGGATCCTGAGCCGGTCACAAGGCACTCTGTCAGACCTGTTAAGAAACCCCAAACCCTGGAGTAAGCTCAAGTCAGGCCGCGAGACCTTTAGGAGGATGTGGAAGTGGCTGCAGGAGCCCGAGTTCCAGCGCATGTCTGCTCTTAGgctggccg TAGTCCGTCCAGGGCGGGAGAGGGCCCGTCTCACCGCACACAAAGCCCGATCTCATCCGTCCGTCCAGGCGTCGACTAGCAGCAGCACG CATGTAAGCGTAAGGAGGAAGACCGAGGACGAGAGCGCAACCAGGTGCCAAAGAAGCAGCGGCTGGTCTTCACAGACCTGCAGCGCCGTACCCTGGTAG
- the onecut3b gene encoding hepatocyte nuclear factor 6 isoform X3 codes for MELTMENLHSVSSHSQAGDLMSSPHARPSPSPSSTPRNLVSHAGARSAMVSGMASLLEGSGGDYRTDPTALSGHLHPSISMCETGMSLSNTYTTLTPLQHLPPISTVSDKFHHPHSHHHAAAHQRLSASNVSGSFTLMRDDHRGLASMGNLYSHYPKEMSVSGMGHGSLSPLSSGLGSLHNSQQPLSAYGPSAHLSTDAKMLSPVSGFESHASMLSRSDQEHLARSLGGHGHGMISNLNGMHHHPHSHLHSQSNGAVMLGDRERHGHGGSQGVAGSGIQAEEINTKEVAQRITAELKRYSIPQAIFAQRILSRSQGTLSDLLRNPKPWSKLKSGRETFRRMWKWLQEPEFQRMSALRLAVVRPGRERARLTAHKARSHPSVQASTSSSTVRM; via the exons ATGGAGCTCACCATGGAGAACCTTCACAGCGTCTCCTCGCACTCCCAGGCGGGGGACCTCATGAGCTCTCCCCACGCGCGACCGTCGCCATCCCCCAGCTCCACTCCTCGGAATCTGGTCTCCCACGCCGGAGCGCGGTCAGCCATGGTGTCCGGCATGGCCTCACTCCTGGAGGGCTCCGGCGGGGACTACAGGACAGACCCCACCGCGCTGTCCGGGCACCTGCACCCGTCCATCAGCATGTGCGAGACCGGGATGAGCCTTAGCAACACGTACACCACCTTGACCCCCCTGCAGCATCTACCTCCAATATCCACCGTGTCGGATAAGTTTCACCACCCGCACTCACACCACCACGCTGCCGCCCATCAGCGACTCTCTGCGAGCAATGTCAGTGGGAGCTTCACGCTGATGCGGGACGACCACCGGGGGCTCGCCTCCATGGGTAATCTGTACAGTCACTACCCCAAAGAGATGTCCGTGTCGGGCATGGGCCACGGCTCGCTCTCCCCTCTGTCCAGTGGGCTGGGTTCTTTGCACAACTCCCAGCAGCCACTATCAGCCTACGGGCCGAGTGCGCACCTCTCCACCGACGCCAAGATGCTCTCCCCGGTGTCGGGCTTTGAATCCCACGCGTCTATGCTGTCCCGAAGTGACCAAGAGCACCTGGCCAGGAGTTTAGGAGGGCATGGCCACGGCATGATCTCCAACCTCAACGGTATGCACCACCACCCACACAGTCACCTCCACTCCCAGTCCAACGGTGCGGTGATGCTCGGTGACCGGGAGCGACACGGTCACGGAGGGAGTCAAGGAGTAGCAGGGTCAGGCATCCAGGCAGAGGAAATCAACACAAAGGAAGTGGCTCAGAGGATAACGGCAGAGCTAAAGCGGTACTCCATCCCACAGGCCATATTCGCCCAGAGGATCCTGAGCCGGTCACAAGGCACTCTGTCAGACCTGTTAAGAAACCCCAAACCCTGGAGTAAGCTCAAGTCAGGCCGCGAGACCTTTAGGAGGATGTGGAAGTGGCTGCAGGAGCCCGAGTTCCAGCGCATGTCTGCTCTTAGgctggccg TAGTCCGTCCAGGGCGGGAGAGGGCCCGTCTCACCGCACACAAAGCCCGATCTCATCCGTCCGTCCAGGCGTCGACTAGCAGCAGCACGGTGCG CATGTAA
- the onecut3b gene encoding hepatocyte nuclear factor 6 isoform X1, whose product MELTMENLHSVSSHSQAGDLMSSPHARPSPSPSSTPRNLVSHAGARSAMVSGMASLLEGSGGDYRTDPTALSGHLHPSISMCETGMSLSNTYTTLTPLQHLPPISTVSDKFHHPHSHHHAAAHQRLSASNVSGSFTLMRDDHRGLASMGNLYSHYPKEMSVSGMGHGSLSPLSSGLGSLHNSQQPLSAYGPSAHLSTDAKMLSPVSGFESHASMLSRSDQEHLARSLGGHGHGMISNLNGMHHHPHSHLHSQSNGAVMLGDRERHGHGGSQGVAGSGIQAEEINTKEVAQRITAELKRYSIPQAIFAQRILSRSQGTLSDLLRNPKPWSKLKSGRETFRRMWKWLQEPEFQRMSALRLAACKRKEEDRGRERNQVPKKQRLVFTDLQRRTLVAIFRENRRPSKEMQITISQQLGLELSTVSNFFMNSRRRCPDRWDAEEHSHGVHGHVHTSHGSSNNNNPSPILPGTSSAATFSKA is encoded by the exons ATGGAGCTCACCATGGAGAACCTTCACAGCGTCTCCTCGCACTCCCAGGCGGGGGACCTCATGAGCTCTCCCCACGCGCGACCGTCGCCATCCCCCAGCTCCACTCCTCGGAATCTGGTCTCCCACGCCGGAGCGCGGTCAGCCATGGTGTCCGGCATGGCCTCACTCCTGGAGGGCTCCGGCGGGGACTACAGGACAGACCCCACCGCGCTGTCCGGGCACCTGCACCCGTCCATCAGCATGTGCGAGACCGGGATGAGCCTTAGCAACACGTACACCACCTTGACCCCCCTGCAGCATCTACCTCCAATATCCACCGTGTCGGATAAGTTTCACCACCCGCACTCACACCACCACGCTGCCGCCCATCAGCGACTCTCTGCGAGCAATGTCAGTGGGAGCTTCACGCTGATGCGGGACGACCACCGGGGGCTCGCCTCCATGGGTAATCTGTACAGTCACTACCCCAAAGAGATGTCCGTGTCGGGCATGGGCCACGGCTCGCTCTCCCCTCTGTCCAGTGGGCTGGGTTCTTTGCACAACTCCCAGCAGCCACTATCAGCCTACGGGCCGAGTGCGCACCTCTCCACCGACGCCAAGATGCTCTCCCCGGTGTCGGGCTTTGAATCCCACGCGTCTATGCTGTCCCGAAGTGACCAAGAGCACCTGGCCAGGAGTTTAGGAGGGCATGGCCACGGCATGATCTCCAACCTCAACGGTATGCACCACCACCCACACAGTCACCTCCACTCCCAGTCCAACGGTGCGGTGATGCTCGGTGACCGGGAGCGACACGGTCACGGAGGGAGTCAAGGAGTAGCAGGGTCAGGCATCCAGGCAGAGGAAATCAACACAAAGGAAGTGGCTCAGAGGATAACGGCAGAGCTAAAGCGGTACTCCATCCCACAGGCCATATTCGCCCAGAGGATCCTGAGCCGGTCACAAGGCACTCTGTCAGACCTGTTAAGAAACCCCAAACCCTGGAGTAAGCTCAAGTCAGGCCGCGAGACCTTTAGGAGGATGTGGAAGTGGCTGCAGGAGCCCGAGTTCCAGCGCATGTCTGCTCTTAGgctggccg CATGTAAGCGTAAGGAGGAAGACCGAGGACGAGAGCGCAACCAGGTGCCAAAGAAGCAGCGGCTGGTCTTCACAGACCTGCAGCGCCGTACCCTGGTAGCCATCTTCAGAGAGAACCGCCGTCCTTCCAAAGAGATGCAGATCACCATCTCCCAGCAGCTGGGCCTGGAGCTGTCCACCGTCTCCAACTTTTTCATGAACTCACGCCGCCGCTGTCCGGACCGCTGGGACGCAGAGGAGCACAGTCACGGCGTCCACGGCCACGTGCACACCTCCCACggaagcagcaacaacaacaacccttcgcCGATCCTACCCGGTACCTCCTCTGCAGCCACCTTCTCCAAGGCCTGA
- the lingo3b gene encoding leucine-rich repeat and immunoglobulin-like domain-containing nogo receptor-interacting protein 3, which yields MIGSPGPGGRALVPWPRVWQWVLAASLVAIIMLTLPGSSQACPPRCECSAQLRSVSCQRRRLTNIPEGIPTETQLLDLSKNRLRWVQAGDLAPYPRLEEVDLSENLIATLEPNAFATLQNLKVLKLRGNQLKLVPMGAFAKLGNLTSLDLSENKMVILLDYTFQDMRSLKHLEVGDNDLVYISHKAFSGLLGLEDLTIARCNLTSISGQTLSYLRSLVTLRLHHLSITALEDQNFRKLSNLRGLDIDHWPYLEYISPLSFQGLDLHWLSITNTNITSVPSASFKNLVHLTHLNLSYNPITTLEPWAFKDLLRLKELIMVSTGLMTVEPHALGGLRQIRVLNFTANDLQTLEEGSFHSVNSLETLRVDGNPLMCDCRLLWILQRRKTLNFDGRVPVCAGPVEVQGISLSAFTDSALFDHFTCQKPKIRNRKLQQVIAREGQPVNFLCRAEGEPAPAIVWISPQRRRITAKSSGRITVHPSGTLEIRYAQLTDSGTYICIASNAGGNDTYFATLTVRGQPLDAASAFFLNRSLYSGEFFNDTNMNSTRVFLKFTLDLTTILVSTAMGCITFLGVVLFCFLLLFVWSRGRGQRKNNFTVEYSFRKSEPVTGGSSGGTRKFNMKMI from the exons ATGATTGGCTCTCCTGGCCCTGGTGGGCGTGCCTTAGTGCCATGGCCGAGGGTGTGGCAGTGGGTCCTGGCTGCTTCTCTGGTTGCCATAATAATGTTGACGCTACCAGGAAGCAGCCAGGCATGTCCACCAAGGTGCGAGTGCTCGGCTCAGCTGAGGTCGGTGTCGTGCCAGCGGCGGCGCCTTACCAACATCCCGGAGGGCATTCCCACTGAGACACAACTCCTGGACCTCAGCAAGAACCGGCTCCGCTGGGTGCAAGCAGGTGACCTGGCACCATATCCACGACTGGAGGAAGTGGACCTCAGTGAGAACCTTATCGCCACTCTAGAGCCCAATGCCTTCGCCACCCTCCAGAATCTTAAAGTGCTGAAGTTAAGAGGGAACCAGCTGAAGTTAGTGCCCATGGGAGCCTTCGCCAAGTTGGGCAATCTGACCAGCCTAGATCTGAGTGAGAACAAGATGGTGATTTTATTGGACTACACCTTCCAGGATATGAGAAGTCTGAAACATCTGGAGGTGGGAGACAATGACCTGGTCTATATTTCCCACAAG GCTTTCTCAGGGCTTCTGGGGCTGGAGGATCTCACTATAGCGCGTTGCAACTTGACATCCATCTCTGGCCAGACGCTGTCCTACCTCCGCAGCCTGGTCACTCTTCGCCTTCACCACCTCAGCATCACTGCCCTGGAGGACCAGAACTTCCGCAAACTCTCCAACTTGCGGGGTCTGGACATCGATCACTGGCCATACCTAGAGTACATCTCACCACTGAGTTTCCAGGGTCTCGACCTGCACTGGCTGTCCATCACCAATACTAACATCACATCTGTCCCTTCCGCTTCTTTCAAAAACCTGGTGCACCTTACTCACCTAAACCTGTCCTATAATCCCATCACCACATTAGAGCCGTGGGCCTTCAAAGACCTACTGAGGCTCAAAGAGCTCATCATGGTAAGCACAGGGTTGATGACAGTGGAACCGCATGCCCTCGGAGGCCTCCGTCAGATCCGGGTCCTCAACTTCACCGCCAACGACCTGCAGACTTTAGAAGAGGGCTCCTTCCACTCTGTCAACAGTCTGGAGACCCTCAGAGTGGATGGGAACCCCCTGATGTGTGACTGCCGTCTGTTGTGGATCCTGCAGAGACGCAAGACCCTCAACTTTGACGGCAGAGTGCCGGTGTGTGCGGGGCCGGTGGAGGTGCAAGGGATCAGCCTGAGCGCCTTCACCGATTCTGCACTTTTCGATCACTTTACATGCCAGAAACCTAAGATACGCAACCGTAAGCTGCAACAG GTTATTGCTCGTGAGGGTCAGCCAGTGAATTTCCTTTGTCGTGCTGAAGGAGAACCTGCACCTGCCATCGTCTGGATTTCTCCACAGCGCAGACGGATCACAGCTAAGAGTTCAGGGCGCATTACTGTTCACCCCAGTGGCACCCTGGAGATCCGCTACGCCCAGCTTACTGACAGCGGAACCTACATCTGCATTGCCAGTAATGCTGGGGGCAATGACACCTACTTCGCCACACTCACAGTTCGTGGCCAGCCACTCGACGCCGCCTCAGCCTTCTTTCTCAACCGCTCACTGTACAGTGGCGAGTTCTTCAACGACACAAATATGAACAGCACACGTGTTTTCCTCAAGTTCACCTTGGACCTGACCACCATCTTGGTCTCCACGGCAATGGGTTGCATCACTTTCCTGGGAGTAGTCCTCTTCTGTTTCCTGCTGTTGTTCGTGTGGAGCCGGGGACGCGGCCAACGCAAGAACAACTTCACAGTGGAGTACTCTTTCCGGAAGTCTGAACCCGTCACTGGAGGCTCTTCAGGAGGGACCAGGAAATTTAACATGAAAATGATATGA